The proteins below come from a single Synergistaceae bacterium genomic window:
- a CDS encoding UbiA prenyltransferase family protein, with protein KNSKEQQRTAKNSKEQQRTAKNSKEQQRTAKNSKEQQRTAKNSKEQYTLTKYIKILRLDHWVKQFFIIPGSAAAILITRIKFDSECITRLIYGFIAVSLIASANYAINEYLDAEFDKYHPVKKYRSVVSGGINGRVVWLLWAFLSITSFIVWAILNQNFLYALIWLWIMGIIYNVKPLRTKDVVYLDVLSESINNAIRLIAGWFIISAYTLPPVSLILGYWFGGAFLMAIKRFAEYRMINDPKLAGLYRKSFKYYTSNSLLVSSFFYAMCSVFFTGIFLIKYRIELILFMPALTGLFCYYFLLSFEKDSAVQKPEKLYHEKGLMLYCGALIALFIVLMLVNIPVLNVFTSRELISL; from the coding sequence AAGAACAGCAAAGAACAGCAAAGAACAGCAAAGAACAGCAAAGAACAGCAAAGAACAGCAAAGAACAGCAAAGAACAGCAAAGAACAGCAAAGAACAGCAAAGAACAGCAAAGAACAGCAAAGAACAGCAAAGAACAATATACTTTAACTAAGTATATAAAGATTCTCCGGCTCGATCACTGGGTGAAGCAATTTTTTATAATTCCCGGTTCAGCAGCAGCAATTCTTATTACTAGAATCAAATTTGATTCTGAATGCATAACTAGATTAATTTATGGATTCATAGCAGTTTCTCTCATAGCTTCAGCAAATTACGCAATCAATGAATATCTTGACGCAGAATTTGATAAATATCACCCCGTCAAAAAATACCGCAGTGTAGTATCAGGCGGAATAAATGGGCGTGTTGTCTGGCTCTTATGGGCGTTCTTAAGCATAACAAGTTTCATTGTCTGGGCAATCTTAAATCAAAATTTTTTATATGCATTAATATGGCTCTGGATAATGGGAATAATTTATAACGTCAAGCCTTTACGAACAAAAGATGTCGTTTATCTTGATGTCCTATCAGAATCAATAAATAATGCTATAAGACTAATTGCGGGCTGGTTTATAATTTCTGCGTACACATTGCCGCCGGTGAGTCTAATTCTCGGTTACTGGTTCGGAGGAGCATTCTTAATGGCCATCAAGCGTTTTGCAGAGTACAGAATGATTAACGATCCTAAATTAGCCGGCCTCTACAGAAAATCATTCAAGTATTACACTAGCAATTCTTTATTAGTCAGCTCGTTTTTTTATGCGATGTGCTCGGTATTCTTTACTGGAATATTTCTCATAAAATATAGAATAGAATTAATATTATTTATGCCTGCTTTGACGGGATTATTTTGTTATTATTTCCTGCTCTCGTTTGAGAAAGACTCAGCCGTCCAGAAGCCCGAAAAATTGTATCATGAAAAAGGTCTTATGCTTTATTGCGGTGCTTTGATCGCGTTATTTATCGTGTTAATGCTGGTAAATATTCCTGTTCTGAACGTTTTTACAAGCCGCGAATTAATCTCGTTATAA
- a CDS encoding HAD family hydrolase — protein MQYKAIISDFDGTLYYQFPVRILMLLWLIIYYVIFPLRIKELFFLREFRRLQEKRFGANTENFYRAQLDRASRLYNLNHNKAESLINLWMIIRPLRMIKFFRRRRLISCLKSCQEIGIKIIIYSDNPVKEKITAINFTPDYAFWSCDEIIKCMKPDSHGLINIINFLGINQSEALYIGDRYDRDGLCAKSAGIDYIDVKNLADTYFPAINRGEQNAKK, from the coding sequence ATGCAATATAAAGCAATAATTTCAGATTTTGACGGAACTCTATATTATCAATTTCCAGTAAGAATCTTAATGCTGTTATGGCTGATTATATATTATGTAATATTTCCATTAAGAATCAAAGAATTATTTTTTTTGCGTGAATTTCGTCGTCTTCAAGAAAAACGCTTTGGAGCAAATACAGAAAATTTTTATCGCGCACAATTAGATAGAGCTTCAAGATTATATAATTTAAATCACAATAAGGCAGAGTCATTAATAAATTTATGGATGATAATTAGGCCGCTTAGAATGATAAAATTTTTCAGACGAAGGCGTTTGATTTCATGCTTAAAATCTTGTCAAGAAATAGGAATCAAGATAATTATTTATTCCGATAATCCAGTAAAAGAAAAAATAACTGCGATAAATTTTACTCCTGACTATGCTTTCTGGAGCTGCGACGAAATTATTAAATGCATGAAGCCCGATTCACATGGTCTTATTAACATAATTAATTTTCTAGGTATTAATCAAAGCGAGGCGCTATATATCGGCGATCGTTATGACAGAGACGGACTTTGTGCTAAATCAGCAGGCATTGATTATATTGACGTAAAAAATTTAGCTGATACTTATTTTCCGGCAATTAATAGAGGGGAGCAAAATGCAAAAAAATGA
- a CDS encoding shikimate dehydrogenase, whose translation MQIDINSRLIALIGTPLSQSFAARMQNAAYQAAGFNMVYCYCEADNTHLKEIIDGIRYMPTFLGCAVTKPNKEAVMQYLDDFDPLCKKIGSSNTVVKTEAGKLIGYNTDGYGAIRDIKEHNCQIKDKVMFSFGAGGTGRSVCLELAEEGAKKIYISSRSEKCETLSEEINKFYPGVCVPVRAADEAGVAKALDETDIILNLSGLGMKGKEEYTCVDKKYLKPSHICFDATYNPAETRFLKEAKEVGCTTINGLGMSLYQGLRQIQLWTGGKAVPLDVMRETLMTILAEKAAGK comes from the coding sequence ATGCAGATTGATATTAACAGCAGATTAATAGCACTCATCGGAACGCCTTTAAGCCAGTCATTTGCAGCACGTATGCAGAACGCAGCTTATCAGGCAGCAGGCTTTAACATGGTTTATTGCTATTGTGAAGCCGATAACACCCACTTGAAGGAAATTATTGACGGCATTCGTTATATGCCAACGTTTTTAGGCTGTGCAGTTACTAAGCCCAACAAAGAAGCTGTCATGCAGTACCTTGACGATTTTGACCCCCTCTGCAAAAAAATAGGCTCGTCAAACACTGTCGTAAAAACTGAAGCAGGAAAGCTCATCGGTTATAACACTGACGGCTACGGAGCAATCAGAGACATCAAAGAGCATAACTGCCAAATTAAAGATAAAGTTATGTTCTCATTCGGTGCAGGCGGTACAGGCAGATCCGTTTGTCTTGAGCTTGCAGAAGAAGGCGCAAAGAAAATTTATATCTCTTCACGTTCGGAAAAATGCGAGACACTCAGCGAGGAAATTAATAAATTTTATCCCGGAGTTTGTGTTCCCGTAAGAGCAGCTGACGAGGCCGGAGTCGCAAAAGCACTCGACGAGACCGACATAATATTAAATCTTTCTGGACTCGGCATGAAGGGCAAAGAAGAATATACCTGCGTCGACAAGAAATATTTAAAGCCTTCACACATTTGCTTTGACGCAACTTATAACCCCGCTGAAACACGTTTCTTGAAGGAAGCTAAAGAAGTAGGCTGCACAACTATTAACGGACTCGGAATGTCGCTTTATCAGGGTCTGCGCCAGATTCAATTATGGACGGGCGGAAAAGCTGTACCGCTGGATGTAATGCGCGAAACTCTCATGACGATTTTAGCAGAGAAAGCAGCAGGAAAATAA